ATGAAGAGGTAAGAAAAAAAAAACGTTGTTGTTCCCTTTTTAGTGTTTGCATCCATATAATTAATATTTGATAATTTTTTAAATTTAATGGATAGGCCGAGAAAGCTACAAAAAGAGTTCAGTCTTCTTCAGATGTGAAGGATGCTTCAACCGATAACGACTCAACTGTTGTCTTCTAAGAAACCTTATAACTATGGAGATCACTAATTATACATTTTGATTAATTTAAATAAAAGAATAAATGCTTTCTTCGAATATATAACAAGTCCATGTTTGTCACTTATATATTCAAAATTTTAAGCTTTTGATTTTAGAAAATGAAAATCCTTATAACTTGGATCTATACTAATTTTCATGTTATTGTATTATTATGTTAGATTTAAATATTAGGTTTACATAGACTTCCAAAGTTTTCATTTCATCAGAACTTTTAGTGAGCGAAAGTGCAATTGCTTTTCTATCTGGTACTTTTCGGAACTAACCTAGACAACGGGCTACGGCTCATTGCTCAAGTCTTTCTATTAGATGCTTAGGGCATTTAAGGTTGTGCTTTGATCACATCAAGATACTAAGATGTTTAAGTCTTAGATGCTCAAGTCTTTTCTATTAGATGTTTAGGGCAATTAAATTAACTCCATAGGAATAACTATCTAAATCTACACTACTCTTCAGTAAACACACAAGAAAATTGAAAATTGTATCCATCTGAATCTACCTTTTTGGCACATATACGAACCAACTTCTAAAGATTATCTAGAGAAGAAACAAAAACTCTCAGATGCTTGTACTGGAGCTGCACAAGGAAATATTCGTAATTGAACTAAGGAAATTTTCTGTGTAAAGCCTGAAACATTTTCTAGGCTGTGTGGCCTGCTCTCTGGTCAGCATATAACTTGGATATTGGTGAGACAAACAAGGACTCGAAACGAGTGCATAGGTTGTAACACTTCTGCGTGAAGAAGCCAAGATCAACTACGTAAAACAATCCCATCCCTGGTTAAGAAAGTCTCGGCAATGCTGGTGGAAACAAAAATATTTCTCATCTCCGTGCCTCTACGAGTCTGCGTCATTTATCATTAAGAAGGCAACTAATGGAACATAAACACAGAAATGAGTCATTTTCTGAATCCATATTAAAGATTGCACATAATATTTTGTGAAAATGTCCTGAGAGCTAATAGCTTTATCTCTTTTGGCAGATCAAAAAATAAATCCCTCCCGAAGTCAGTTTTTGGTGTTTTTCAATCTTGTCTTGGAGGGGATGTTGCCGTTGATGTACCTGCAACAAACCGATTTAAATTTAAGAGATGAGAAAGTTCTTGATTTGCTGTTCATTCACTTTACCTTTGGGTTGGCTTTCTTCGGTAGATGTTTGTAGCTTTTCTTGAGTCTGAGTTTGATCGCCTGCTTCACCTGGAGACAAAGCTTTGAGCTGCTCTTCTGTAATCTTGAGGTAATCCTCGGTTGTGTAAGCTTTTGGTGATTGAGCATCATCTGCTTCTTATTTTCAAGGAAAATCACCTTCATATTAGCCCATGCATGGAACAGCTCGTGTCTAGACAAATGAAACTACTTATTTAACATCTCAAAGTAGACATAGACCACTCACTGGGGTCACTTGCAGTCACAGGATCTTCAGTGCTAGGAACTGGTGTTGGTGGTGGAGGAGGAGTAGTACCAGTGTTCATTCTGTTCTGGTTGTATACATTTGGTGTTGAGATTTCATCGAGGCCAATCTCACGCTCAAGGGTGCTTTTGAAATCTCTTGAAACATCCTATAGAAAAAGTCAATGTAAGCAAATCAAAAAAATAAAAACTCATTTTTCATTTCCTAAGAGCTTTGAGATCAAAACAAACCTGTAGCTCTCTAATCGTGGGCTGAAATGTACGCAGTGTTTTCCCAAGAGTTCGAGCTACCTGCACGGACCATAGCGATACAAACTCGATTAAGACAAAAGCTCATCCATATCGAACTTAAACAGTACCAATTCAATAAGTTGCTTAAACCCTAAAGAAGCTAAGAACCAAAATAATCGTCTAGAAATCTACACAAGACACTACTAACCTCTGCGAGGCCTTTAGGACCAAAGACTAGCAAAGCTACAACACCAATAACCAAAGCCTCAGGTGCTCCAACTCCAAACAGAGACGCACGAATCACCATACCCTTACTACATCTTCTCTTCTTCTCTGCACAACAAATTACACAAACTGAACATATTTTCACAAAAAAAAGGAATCAACTTTGTGGTGATATAGAGAAATTAGAGACCTGGGTTTGAAGATTTCGGCGAGATTGAGATGCCCATGTGCTTTAGACCAATGTAAGGAGAGAAACGAGAAGAACCCAGGAGAGAAAAACATGAAGAGAGATAAGGTTTCGAAGTTTTGTAAGAAGGGGGAAGGTGAGACTTTGTAATCGTTGGTGAAGAAGATGCTATAATCTGAAAGGCCATGGCCATGGGCAGCTTCAAAATTTTATTACAGTTGTTGTCTGTGTAGCTTCGAAGAATCTTAAGACACAACTCGCTCCCTCACCTTCATCAGGACCAATCCATGTCCATTAGCTAGAAAAACTAAATAAAATGGATAAAATGGAAATCTTAATTATCCTATGTGGAATATTTGAATGAGAAAGTAGCAAACACACAAGTTTTGTATTTCTAATCTTTTTCTTTTGCAAGGAAATGGGCCGTAAAGACAGACGGATAATAAGTTATTCACAGGCCTAGGTTCGTTTAGCCGGGCTTTAGCTGATTTCCCACTAACATTTCCAATTAAAGTTTTGATTATAAAACTAAAACTCTATATAAATTAATAGTATCAATAATTTATTAATTTATAAATTATAAATTATTTAAAAAAATTATATTTTTATTTAAAAAATAAAAATATATTTAGTTTACGATATTACATATTGATTAATAAATTTTAGATTTGAATTTCATCTATTTTATTAGATTATTTGAAACATTGAAATGAAAACTAATATTAGAAATGAAATTCATTTTATAGAAAAATAAAAAAATAAAAAATTTGTTTTACGTTCATTTAAGGTTATAAAACTTATATATAAGATAGTCATAAATTTATGATTTTAATATGATCTTATATTTTTCTGAAGAGTCTTAAAATACTTTTGTTTTGCTAAATTTTGTCATATTTTGAAAAGTTCAAACCTGAGACAAGAGAAATTTATTAATTTCCTGATTCACTAATTTATCAAATATTAACTTATATAATTTAATACATATTTTAGAATTACAAAACTCTGACCATAAGAAATAGATTTGTATAATTCCTTATCTATGATTAAGCTTGGTCTTAGACTGCTATCTGCAACTTCTCTTCTTTTCTTCAGTATTCAATTTATACTAGGTAATTCTCCCGTTTTATACTAGGTAAATCTCTCGTGTTCATGCACTGAGATAAACATTTACAAAATAAGTATTTTATTCTGTTTGTTTATAAATTTTTAGGTAATTTTATAATTAGTATGTATAAAAATGGTATTAAGTATCTTTATGTTTCTATCTTAATTAGATATTGTAATTTGATTTGTGCATCCGCATGGGTTTTGTTTTCACTTATATACATGTTAATATGATATGTAAACCGGGCGTTTTCTATATATGTTCTAAATAACTTTGGAAGATTTAAAATATGTATGTCGTTGAGGGTGTGTGGCCTGAATCAAAAAGCTTCAGCGATGAAGAATATGGAGGTGTTCCGGTTAGGTGGAAAGGCAGTTGCCACCGTGAGGTTCCTTGCAACAGGTTCACATCTTCTCTCTTACTGTTACATCCTTAGTCTGTTTATATTTCTTGTTTTGCTACTATAGTCTATATCATAAAAAAAATTATTAAGAAGTTCATTGGAGCAAAATATTTCAACAAAGGTTACTTAACGTACACATAATTTATGTTTTTGAGGGTATAGCTCTAGATCACAGTGGTTCCTCCTTTGATCCAAAAACGTTCATATTTTTACTTTTATATTTTATATTTTTTAGGCAAAGAAAAATTGCAATTTTTTTTTGTTAGCTAAATATTAGGTAACATGATGTAACTAATACAATTTTTAAGGAAACTGATATTTATTATGTTGTTTGTAAGTTCATTTATTAAAATTAATAATGGTTAAGAGTAGAAATATGAGTGGCATTAGAAGTAATTAAAAGGATGTTTTACGGGTTAGTTCGTATTTGTACTTCATTTTTAATAGTATATATATACTAGATCTTGATCCGCGCAACCGCGTAGATGTTTGTTTTCATTTTTATATACATAGAAATTTTATTTCTATATTGTTAATGGTAAATATTCTTAACATTAACCATATTTTTAAACATTTATGACTTTTTCGAACAAAATAATGTTATAGTCAACAACATGTCTGGTCTTCTTCTTCTACCATTTTTGAGAATAACTTCATGTTTTGTTAAATCATATATTTGTTTTCTCTTACTCCATAAAACTTTGTAGTATATATTTTAAATTATTTTTCACAAACACAAACATATATCACAAAAATAAAGTTGCATCTTCTATTTATAATTTAGATCAAAAACTAAACTATGCAGTTATAACAAAAAAAATTAAAATTAAAATTTTAAGAAAATATTCAGATATAAATTTCACTTATCTTAATTAAAATAGTATAGGTGTGGATCATAATTATTTCTAATTCCAAAATTTTAGCACCCCTTAAAAGCAAATAAAAATAAGTTTTATAAATTCACAAAATATATAAAAACATTTGGAATTATAATTTCTATTAAAATAATTTTGTTAAATAAAAATAGTGCAAAATAATGACATATTGTAAAAGAAAAATAAAATAAAATCTACAACTTATTTGTAACCCATCATGTTTTACAGTTTCAAATTAGTTGGCTAACAATACCCTAAACCGTAAATATCATTTATATGCTTTTAAGAACTTGTATATAAAAGAAGACATGATTACATATCAATTTGAGAACTTATCAAATCACTAATGTAGAATAATCTAATTGATTTTTTTTTAAAACCCAAATCTAAATCATTGCACATGAATGTATTACAAATGGGTAGCATGGGTTTTGTGAAGATGTGCATGTCCAAATTCTATCGATGGTACAAATTTATCAAGATATAATCACTCTTGGGTTTCTTCTTTTATCTACTAAAGATATAAAGTAAAACAATTTAAAAATATATGGTATTTTGGATAATTATTTAAGCAAATACGATTGCAGTGGCAAAGTAGTAATAACTATTTGCAACTACTTTCTAACTTTTATTTGTTTTGCTGTCACAAATTAGTAGCTAAAGAAACTCTAAACTCTAAATGTTATTCCTTTTGATTTTAAAACTTATATGCAAGAAGACATGATTGTATATGATTGTATATTAAATAAAAATAACTTGAATCATTAGTGTAAGACAATCAAACTGAATAAATTTAAGCCAAATCAAAATTACTATACATGAATACATGAATGTAATACAAATGGATGATACATGTTTGTGAATATTTGTGAATGTTTAAAATTTATTAGTAACTCAAATTTATAAAAAGATATACTCATATTTGGGTTTCTTACATTATTCTCTAATGATATATAGTAAACCAAGTCCGGACGAGGTAGTCCAAGTGGCAGGACGGCCTGTGGTGGCAACCACCATCCGGGTTCGATTCTCTCCCCATGCGGAAACTACCCTACTTCTTCTGGACACCAAAGCGGTACTGGATTCGATCCAGTCCAGGTAAAGCCTTCCCGGGTGAAGTGGACCGCTGCCTGACCGGGCCCAGGAGAATGACCCGCGAAGCGGAGAACTCCTGGATTATCAAAAAAAAAATTATATAGTAAACCAAATGTGAAATAATGTATTTTAGACAATTATTAAAATAAATATGACAGTAGTGGCAAAATAGTAATAAAAGTTGCTACTACTTTATGACTAAATTACTTTTTAGAAGTTGCAAATAAGACACAAAATAATTGTACTTATATATATGTAGCAAACATAACAACTATATTTTTACTATATTCTGACATGAGAATTATTTTTACATGTGAAAATAAGTCATAGCCATTAAACTACACATCACTTGAAATTGTTTCCACACAGCTCAGTGAAAATTTGCCACAAATTAGTGATTCTACCGAGTTTTTAGTAGCAAAACGCTTACAATCTCAGTACATACAAACTTTGTGTGATATGTTTTTCCATACCAATGATTAGCTACTAAATTGTTACTCTTTTTAGTACAGTCAAAAAGTGTCACAAATTTGTCACTCCTGGTAGTCAGAAGTCGCAAAATAGTCACAAATTTAGTACACATACTAATAAAAAATGATATACTTTTGATTAGAGTCACAAGCATATAACAAAAATGTAGCTACTATTTTGCAACTACGATATTTAAATTATATAAGTGACTGATTTATAGCTATTCATTTAAGACTATAGATTTTAGTTACACAAATGTTGCTCTTTTTATTACTAATTGTGACTACATAATTTAGTTGCAAGAGAGTTACTACATGTTTTATTCGCAAAATTGCAACCAATGTGCAACTCATTACACATAGTTGCATATTAATTGCAAATCGGTTAGAAGTTACTATCACATCTTTGCAACTACCAACCATAGTTCCAATTGTAGTCACAATATCAATGTTTTCTTGTAGTGACTCCTTTAATTTAGGTCATCCAAAGACAAATTTCCTTCAAAAGCTCGAACTATCTGCAAATGACCCCAAGTCACAAAGTTAAATTCTGCAAAAAAGGTTTCATATATTAAAAAAAACAGTATCTGGCTCATTTTTGGGCGGTGTTTCGCTGAAGTACGGACACTAGCAGCAGCACAAGAAACCATTCTCATCATTTCGTTGGCATCCAAGCTATCCGCTAACCGCGGGTCAACAAGACCATCAAAGTTGCCATCCTTTAGAGATTGTACAATCAGAGGCTTTGCCTAGAATTTGGTGAACTTTAGAAACTTATTCAAAAACTGAGGAATTGAGTGTTTAAGGAAAACAAGAGATAACTAACCCAATCAACTAAAACATCATCATCATCAGCAGAAGACCGCTATCTAACCAGAGGCTTGCGTCCGGTTATCAACTCGAGCAGCACCACTCTGAAGGACAACACGTCTGCCTTTTCACTGAGTTGTCCAAAAGTAGCATAATCAGGAGTCAAGTACCTGTAACAAAAAAAAATCACGAGTCAATAGATGTTTATGGTTTCTCGCATAGTTAAATTTAGTAAGAGCACATACCCGAATGTTCCCATAATACGAGTTGAAATATGGGAATCAGAGTCCAAAGTAGACCGAGTGAGCCCATAATCTGCTACCTTTGCCTCATAGCTATCGCCAATGAGAATATTTGCAGCCTTTATATCGCGATGTATTATCTTAGGCTTACATGAACCAAACGGAACAATAAATCTTTGACAGCTACAGACAAATACTTGGACCTAAAGACAAGCAACATTACTTACAATCTTCATGCAAGTATGACAATCATTTGTTATTACTAAATATTTAGCAAAAAATATGTAAAAAATTAGTAAAAGATTAGCAAAACATTAATAAAAAAACATAATAATAATGAGAAAAATAAGAAGTGGCCGAAGAAGATGCATAATATGTGTTGATGAAGTTAATGTGATAATTACATATATAATTCCACAAGTATTTGTTATTACTAAATATTCATCAGTTATTTTTACAACAATTATAGAAACTTTACGACTAATTTTCAAACTATTTGAAGTTAAAAGTAATATATTTAATGTTTCTAAAATTAAAATATTAGTTAAGTCATCTTTTCTACTCTTAAAAAATAAAACTAAATTTAATCAATTTTACATTAGTCTATATGTTTGTTTTAAATGTTTTTACAATCAAAATAAACTAATACTTTATTTTTGTCAGTTTTGTAATGGTCTAAATTATTTTACATATGTTTGACTAAACAACTCACTGGATGATGCAATAATAAAGCATCAACTATATTTGATGTTTCACCCTTATATATAAATTATAATATTTTCAAACTAGTTGAAGTTAAAAGTTATATTTTTAATGTTTCAAATTTGTAACAGACCAATTGAAACAAATGCTCAAATATGAAATCCTGAAAAAAACGTGGAAGAGGTTTTGAACAGGCGCGTGTTTGTTAACCTTGGATATATTTTTTTTAACATAATTTTAACCTTGGATATTTCGTATTTATGTCTTGTTTATTGAGTATACTGACATCATTTTTTTTTGCCATTCTATTATTTATGTCTTGTTTATTGAGTATACTGACATTATTTATTTGGTAAGTCTTTGTGTTTATTTCATAAATAATGGCTAGCTCACTCCAACATTATGTCTGGTTTCCTAGATTCCTGATTTTTTTTTACTTTTATTATTATATTGTTATTAGAAGTATATTAATGCTGTTACTAAACATTTGTATGTTGTTGATTTATAATTTTGAGAATAACTAAATAGTGTAATTTATTTTTTAGATATCTATATTATTAAAACTGAAGTACATTTTGGTATTGTTTGGAAACATGAATAAAAATTAAAACAAGAACTGTTTGGAAACATAAATAACAGATTAACTACTTTTTTTTTAATTTACATATTTAGCCATTACATTTACAATAATTAAATACTTCCTTTTTGTATTTTTTTTATTTACAGATTCTGCCACTGTATTTAAAATCAATTTATAATTGATTAATTATAATAGTTGTTGTTTCTTTATGGTGAAAATAAAAACACAAACTGAAATATATAGTATATAACTATATATTATATCAAATACTTTTTAAACCCTATTTAATTTAGTCAATATAAAAATTTCGAGAGTTCAATTTTCAAGAAAAAAAATATATCATAAAATTAATAATAATTCTTAGAAAACTAATGCAAAAATTTAAAATTTTAGTATGTAGTTTCATTTTAAAATAAATTAACAAATAAACAACAGATTAATATATGAATAGTAC
This genomic interval from Brassica oleracea var. oleracea cultivar TO1000 chromosome C2, BOL, whole genome shotgun sequence contains the following:
- the LOC106327556 gene encoding sec-independent protein translocase protein TATB, chloroplastic isoform X3; the encoded protein is MAMAFQIIASSSPTITKSHLPPSYKTSKPYLSSCFSLLGSSRFSPYIGLKHMGISISPKSSNPEKKRRCSKGMVIRASLFGVGAPEALVIGVVALLVFGPKGLAEVARTLGKTLRTFQPTIRELQDVSRDFKSTLEREIGLDEISTPNVYNQNRMNTGTTPPPPPTPVPSTEDPVTASDPNDAQSPKAYTTEDYLKITEEQLKALSPGEAGDQTQTQEKLQTSTEESQPKGTSTATSPPRQD
- the LOC106327556 gene encoding sec-independent protein translocase protein TATB, chloroplastic isoform X2; amino-acid sequence: MAMAFQIIASSSPTITKSHLPPSYKTSKPYLSSCFSLLGSSRFSPYIGLKHMGISISPKSSNPEKKRRCSKGMVIRASLFGVGAPEALVIGVVALLVFGPKGLAEVARTLGKTLRTFQPTIRELQDVSRDFKSTLEREIGLDEISTPNVYNQNRMNTGTTPPPPPTPVPSTEDPVTASDPTDDAQSPKAYTTEDYLKITEEQLKALSPGEAGDQTQTQEKLQTSTEESQPKGTSTATSPPRQD
- the LOC106327556 gene encoding sec-independent protein translocase protein TATB, chloroplastic isoform X1, translated to MAMAFQIIASSSPTITKSHLPPSYKTSKPYLSSCFSLLGSSRFSPYIGLKHMGISISPKSSNPEKKRRCSKGMVIRASLFGVGAPEALVIGVVALLVFGPKGLAEVARTLGKTLRTFQPTIRELQDVSRDFKSTLEREIGLDEISTPNVYNQNRMNTGTTPPPPPTPVPSTEDPVTASDPKADDAQSPKAYTTEDYLKITEEQLKALSPGEAGDQTQTQEKLQTSTEESQPKGTSTATSPPRQD